In Synechococcus sp. KORDI-100, a single window of DNA contains:
- the dacB gene encoding D-alanyl-D-alanine carboxypeptidase/D-alanyl-D-alanine-endopeptidase: protein MSLRNALLACGLCLSTPSLAAEQPLLSPPPPLQQQGLPTLKLGRTCPELQTAIRSAVGGQASAWSISVLDPGGQLLADVNGSIPRIPASNQKLISSAFALDQLGPDFRLKTQLLRHADGSLEIVGEGDPDLSIAEMQKFAMVALGQGGSRSGQPSTGPIRLMVREEPPQRWWPSDWHPADRSYAYGAPITRLALTSNALHMAVQNPAARLQRVLDTSARNQGGSLQMVVVNPEQREQATSRAPEDPVVLHSEDSAPMHALLSLANTESHNFTAEVLLREAADDWDVGRASLANIQWMQKQALPIQGMRIRDGSGLSRGNRVTSRTIAALLLRMGRHPLAPYYQASMAIAGQRGTLRYLYSGTPLQGRFWGKTGTLSGVRAISGILDTPTGTRYVSMISNGGSAPNSVMGRVLRATQSLSRCPSWNADVSQPAVPG, encoded by the coding sequence ATGAGTCTCCGCAACGCTCTTTTGGCCTGTGGCCTGTGCCTCTCAACACCGTCGTTGGCTGCGGAACAACCATTGCTCAGCCCTCCTCCTCCGCTGCAACAGCAGGGTCTGCCCACACTGAAACTTGGACGGACCTGCCCTGAGCTTCAAACAGCGATCCGTTCAGCCGTTGGCGGACAGGCGTCCGCCTGGAGCATCAGTGTTCTCGATCCAGGCGGTCAGCTTCTTGCGGATGTGAACGGGTCGATACCCCGAATTCCGGCGTCGAATCAGAAGCTGATCAGCAGCGCTTTTGCTCTCGATCAGCTCGGGCCTGATTTTCGTTTGAAGACTCAGCTGCTCCGTCATGCGGACGGCTCTCTCGAGATTGTCGGAGAAGGGGACCCTGATCTCAGCATCGCCGAGATGCAGAAATTCGCCATGGTCGCTCTTGGCCAGGGAGGTTCGCGCAGCGGCCAGCCCAGCACGGGGCCGATTCGCCTGATGGTTCGTGAAGAGCCCCCTCAGCGCTGGTGGCCGAGCGATTGGCATCCTGCAGACCGCAGCTACGCCTACGGCGCACCGATCACTCGGCTGGCCCTTACCAGCAACGCTCTGCACATGGCGGTGCAGAACCCCGCTGCCAGGTTGCAACGGGTGCTCGACACCAGTGCGCGCAACCAGGGGGGCTCCCTTCAGATGGTGGTGGTGAATCCCGAGCAACGGGAACAGGCAACGTCACGGGCACCCGAGGACCCCGTTGTGCTGCACAGCGAGGACTCAGCCCCGATGCATGCGCTGCTGAGTTTGGCGAACACCGAAAGCCACAATTTCACCGCTGAAGTGCTGTTGCGCGAAGCGGCGGACGACTGGGATGTGGGCCGGGCGTCCCTGGCCAACATCCAGTGGATGCAGAAGCAGGCGTTGCCGATTCAAGGGATGCGGATCCGTGATGGCAGTGGTCTTTCACGCGGCAACCGCGTCACCAGCCGCACCATTGCAGCGTTGTTGCTGCGCATGGGCCGCCACCCGCTGGCCCCGTACTACCAGGCCTCCATGGCGATTGCCGGCCAGAGAGGGACTCTCAGATACCTCTACAGCGGCACACCGTTGCAAGGTCGATTCTGGGGAAAAACCGGGACGCTCAGCGGCGTTCGAGCAATCTCTGGAATTCTGGACACCCCGACTGGGACCCGCTACGTCAGCATGATCAGCAACGGAGGATCAGCCCCGAACAGCGTGATGGGACGCGTGCTCAGGGCCACGCAGAGCCTCAGCCGGTGCCCTTCATGGAACGCAGACGTGTCGCAGCCCGCCGTGCCCGGCTGA
- a CDS encoding DUF4330 domain-containing protein: protein MQRPPWLQQPTVVDAVAGLIALTALAGVIWSPKLTNAVARATGSIEPVQISVDVRNLSVADPEGFLQSIRDDGRLSFVIRNQPAGSVRVLNATNISPKVVSVMPDGSVIQADNPNVSSPLYARFDLEADAEKVGSGVVIAGTKLKIGVPIELEGTLYRVNGVVSGVGQS, encoded by the coding sequence ATGCAGCGTCCGCCCTGGCTGCAGCAACCCACAGTTGTTGACGCTGTCGCTGGCTTGATCGCCTTGACGGCGCTGGCTGGGGTGATCTGGTCGCCAAAACTCACCAATGCCGTCGCCCGGGCGACGGGATCCATCGAGCCTGTTCAGATCAGCGTTGATGTCCGAAACCTGTCGGTCGCTGATCCGGAGGGCTTTCTGCAATCAATCCGTGACGATGGCCGCCTCAGTTTCGTGATCCGCAATCAACCAGCTGGAAGTGTCCGCGTACTCAATGCGACGAACATCAGTCCGAAAGTTGTGTCGGTGATGCCCGACGGCAGTGTGATTCAGGCCGACAATCCCAACGTTTCGTCGCCCCTTTATGCCCGCTTTGATCTTGAAGCTGACGCTGAAAAAGTGGGGTCCGGGGTGGTGATCGCAGGGACCAAGCTCAAAATCGGTGTGCCCATTGAACTCGAGGGAACCCTCTATCGCGTCAATGGCGTCGTCAGCGGAGTTGGTCAATCATGA
- a CDS encoding DUF1995 family protein: MTSASAPLLPLPHDLAAAESLMRDSVVEALASRLGKRWGASLRFENLRLLPVAFRLAQSLIDAGQTVTMLWPDAGAAALARRDGPEMAENILDFRQWTTRSADGAQDSLLLAVMPQPADYDDFLKVCESHSGSIVMLNGRLEDAAVGIGSVARERRRGFVASWRQAFWLQPLEGGALMRCFPGDWHIYRSDPDGYRQVSIQESRPDPETIAATLAGDESDGLKQQLDTVDRFLDGLRN; the protein is encoded by the coding sequence ATGACATCAGCATCGGCTCCCTTGCTGCCCCTTCCCCACGATCTGGCGGCTGCTGAATCACTGATGCGCGACTCCGTGGTGGAAGCCCTGGCGTCGAGGCTCGGCAAGCGTTGGGGGGCCTCGCTTCGCTTTGAAAACCTGCGGCTGCTGCCGGTGGCGTTTCGATTGGCCCAGTCACTTATCGATGCAGGACAGACCGTGACGATGCTGTGGCCTGATGCCGGAGCGGCAGCTCTGGCGAGACGTGATGGGCCGGAGATGGCGGAGAACATCCTCGATTTCCGCCAATGGACGACTCGCAGTGCCGACGGCGCCCAGGACAGTCTGCTGCTTGCGGTGATGCCTCAACCCGCAGACTACGACGACTTCCTGAAGGTCTGCGAATCTCACAGCGGTTCGATCGTCATGCTCAACGGTCGTCTCGAGGACGCCGCCGTGGGCATCGGCAGCGTCGCGCGTGAACGTCGTCGTGGTTTCGTCGCGTCATGGCGACAGGCGTTCTGGTTGCAACCGCTTGAGGGTGGTGCGTTGATGCGCTGCTTCCCTGGCGACTGGCACATCTACCGATCCGATCCAGATGGCTACCGACAGGTGAGCATCCAGGAGAGTCGGCCGGACCCTGAGACCATCGCTGCCACGCTGGCGGGAGATGAATCCGATGGTCTCAAGCAACAGCTCGACACTGTTGATCGCTTTCTCGATGGCTTGCGCAACTGA
- a CDS encoding cysteine desulfurase family protein, whose amino-acid sequence MTAADIYLDAAATTPPLPGVIEAIQRVQQTAWGNPSSLHHSGLLAAEALERSRLSIAQHLGATPTDLICTSGATESVHLALLGCLNKQPPGRLVISAVEHTAVTAAAGQLNALGWQVECWPVDHQGMVRLDQLERLLAPPTQMVSVIWGQSEVGAIQPVMAIGRACRDSGILFHTDATQLLPHGRISWNQLPIDLLSMSAHKLQGPRGIGLLLKKKHVEITPLQGGGGQEQGLRAGTEPVALMTGLAAALQTLPSFEPCSKSVPPGACPRIRGQRDRLLSQLLGLPGVDLCGPSADHRLPNHISLLLTGRQGQPLSGRQMVRELARRGVAVSSGSACSSGRRTDSPVLAAMDVAPDRRQSGLRLSLGGWIDDDQLAVVPQRFAEAMVAAETSV is encoded by the coding sequence GTGACAGCCGCTGACATCTACCTGGATGCGGCAGCGACCACTCCACCGCTTCCAGGTGTCATCGAGGCGATTCAGAGGGTTCAGCAGACGGCTTGGGGGAACCCAAGCAGCCTGCATCACAGCGGGCTCCTCGCCGCTGAAGCACTGGAGCGCTCCCGATTGTCCATTGCCCAACATCTCGGGGCGACGCCAACCGATCTGATCTGCACGTCTGGGGCGACGGAATCGGTGCACCTTGCGCTGCTTGGTTGCCTGAACAAACAACCTCCTGGAAGGCTGGTGATCTCAGCTGTCGAGCACACAGCTGTGACCGCTGCGGCTGGACAGCTGAATGCCCTGGGATGGCAGGTGGAGTGTTGGCCTGTTGACCATCAGGGAATGGTTCGCCTGGATCAGCTTGAACGTCTGCTTGCCCCACCAACGCAGATGGTTTCGGTGATCTGGGGGCAGAGCGAGGTTGGGGCGATCCAACCGGTGATGGCGATTGGGAGGGCTTGCCGCGACAGCGGAATCCTGTTTCACACCGATGCCACACAGCTTCTGCCCCATGGCCGGATCAGTTGGAATCAACTGCCGATTGATCTGCTCAGCATGTCGGCCCACAAGCTGCAGGGTCCGCGAGGCATCGGTCTGCTGCTGAAAAAGAAGCATGTGGAGATCACCCCTCTTCAGGGTGGAGGAGGCCAGGAACAGGGGCTACGCGCTGGAACCGAGCCCGTCGCCTTGATGACGGGGCTTGCTGCGGCACTCCAGACGTTGCCAAGCTTCGAACCATGCTCGAAGTCGGTTCCTCCAGGGGCATGCCCGCGCATTCGCGGACAAAGGGATCGACTGCTCAGCCAATTGCTTGGGCTTCCGGGGGTGGACCTGTGTGGTCCCAGTGCTGACCATCGCCTCCCGAATCACATCTCCTTGCTGCTGACAGGCAGGCAAGGGCAACCCCTTTCAGGACGACAAATGGTGCGCGAGCTTGCCAGGCGCGGCGTTGCCGTGAGCAGCGGAAGTGCCTGCAGTTCCGGGCGACGGACCGACAGTCCTGTCCTGGCAGCGATGGACGTCGCACCGGATCGGCGTCAGTCGGGACTCCGTCTGAGCCTGGGTGGATGGATCGACGATGATCAACTGGCAGTTGTCCCGCAGCGCTTTGCTGAAGCGATGGTGGCTGCCGAAACCTCCGTCTGA
- the dapF gene encoding diaminopimelate epimerase: MLQFSKYQGLGNDFLILEGRSGQLSPLITDPDPAWVRLLCDRRFGVGADGLILALPADGDADLRMRILNADGTEAEMCGNGVRCLARFLADSDGNSPGTIWSIDTLAGVIRPQLQSDGQLCVDMGPPFLRSEDIPTTLETGPCGCPQGVAVVGDDELEVVAVGMGNPHVVVPVSDLQAIPFDRWGHALERHPLFPAKTNVHFLQVHGPRSLEIRVWERGAGPTLACGTGACATLVAASLLGLCEDSAEVILPGGPLQISWRDQQGPVLMTGPAKAVFDGVLSPDLMSADAAITSPATVEPIHPQSSEASFDCASDCVDTCRQPDNCLRDEAQQKVMDFLQNTSLDSMLNLASESLEQRTRARFERDSR; encoded by the coding sequence TGATCCTGGAGGGTCGATCTGGTCAACTTTCGCCGTTGATCACTGATCCAGACCCTGCTTGGGTTCGCCTGCTCTGCGACCGTCGCTTCGGGGTTGGTGCGGATGGTCTGATTCTGGCCTTACCAGCTGATGGCGACGCCGATCTGCGGATGCGGATTCTGAATGCCGATGGAACAGAGGCTGAGATGTGCGGCAACGGCGTTCGTTGCCTGGCTCGTTTCCTTGCTGACAGTGATGGCAATTCCCCTGGAACCATCTGGTCGATCGACACGTTGGCGGGTGTGATCAGACCTCAGCTGCAAAGCGACGGTCAGCTCTGTGTGGACATGGGCCCACCCTTCCTCAGGTCCGAGGACATTCCCACAACACTGGAGACCGGTCCCTGCGGATGTCCCCAGGGTGTTGCTGTCGTCGGCGACGACGAACTCGAAGTTGTTGCCGTCGGCATGGGCAATCCCCACGTGGTTGTCCCCGTGAGTGATCTGCAGGCCATCCCCTTTGATCGCTGGGGTCACGCTCTTGAGCGGCACCCATTGTTTCCGGCCAAAACCAACGTTCACTTCCTCCAGGTGCACGGTCCGCGTTCGTTGGAAATTCGTGTGTGGGAACGTGGGGCGGGGCCAACGCTGGCGTGTGGAACAGGCGCCTGCGCAACGCTGGTTGCAGCCTCGTTGCTTGGTCTTTGCGAGGACAGCGCCGAGGTGATTCTTCCCGGAGGACCGCTGCAGATCAGCTGGCGCGATCAACAGGGCCCTGTGTTGATGACTGGGCCTGCAAAGGCTGTGTTTGATGGTGTTCTCAGCCCTGATCTGATGTCGGCTGATGCCGCCATCACCTCCCCTGCCACTGTTGAACCGATCCATCCTCAATCGTCCGAGGCGAGCTTCGACTGCGCCAGCGACTGTGTTGACACCTGCCGGCAGCCGGATAATTGCCTGCGGGATGAGGCGCAGCAGAAGGTGATGGACTTTCTCCAGAACACCTCACTGGATTCGATGTTGAACCTGGCGAGTGAATCGCTTGAGCAACGAACACGGGCCCGCTTTGAACGTGACAGCCGCTGA